In Mytilus edulis chromosome 6, xbMytEdul2.2, whole genome shotgun sequence, the following proteins share a genomic window:
- the LOC139526529 gene encoding 26S proteasome non-ATPase regulatory subunit 10-like: protein MGVNVNETLNATFDDDNAIDEQYAGWSPLHAAASLNHQDVVDCLLLNKAYPNIIYTNDSSSLILDTRRRFKGMVDYLLSNSGHPNLTCYDGTTSLILAAQHSHFETMLTLIDGKAEVNLRNSEEKSKQSALFLTASFVNTLC from the coding sequence ATGGGAGTCAATGTTAACGAAACATTAAATGCAACATTTGACGATGATAATGCAATAGACGAACAATACGCGGGATGGTCGCCACTGCATGCTGCGGCAAGTCTTAATCATCAAGATGTAGTGGATTGTTTGCTTCTAAATAAAGCTTATCCAAATATAATTTATACCAACGACAGTTCGTCACTTATTCTTGATACCAGACGTAGATTCAAAGGAATGGTTGATTATCTACTAAGCAATAGTGGACACCCAAATCTTACATGTTACGACGGTACTACATCGTTAATATTAGCAGCTCAACATAGTCACTTTGAAACCATGCTTACTTTGATAGATGGTAAAGCTGAAGTCAACTTGCGAAACAGtgaagaaaaaagtaaacaatctGCATTGTTTCTGACAGCTAGTTTCGTGAATACATTGTGTTGA